The Streptomyces sp. cg36 genomic interval GCCCCGGTCCACCAGCATTTCGGTGAGCTCGTCCTCGGTGGAGCCGCCGGGGGTCTGGGTGGCCAGCACCGGGGTGTACCCCTGGCGGGTCAGCGACTGGCCGATGACCTGGGCGAGCGCCGGGAAGATCGGGTTCTCCAGCTCCGGAGTTATCAGACCAACGAGTCCGGCGCTGCGTCTGCGCAGCCGTACCGGCCGTTCGTAGCCGAGGACGTCGAGCGCGGCCAGCACGGATTCACGGGTGCCCGCGGCCACACCGGGCTTGCCGTTGAGCACGCGGCTGACTGTGGCTTCGCTGACCCCCGCCTGGGCTGCGATGTCGGCAAGCCGTGCGGTCACGGGATTGGACTGTACCGGTCGCACGTCAGATTGCCCACCAGACAGCGGATTCGGCGGGGATCGTGACGTTACCGCCGGTGAACTCCAGGGCGGAGGAGGCCAGCAGCGGCCGTCCGGGGACCGGCAGCCGGGCCTCCCCGGCGCCCGTGTTGACCGTGCAGACGAAGCCCGGCCGGGCGAAGGCCAGCACGTCCTCGGGCGCCGCCAGCCACTCGACCGCGTCGCCCGCGCCGAGCCCCGGCAGTTCCCGGCGCAGGGCGAGGGCCGCGCGGTAGAGCTCCAGCGTCGAGCGCGGGTCGCCGGTCTGCGCCTCGACCGAGAGGCCGCGCCAGGAGGCGGGCTGCGGCAGCCAGCTGCCCCCGTCGCCGAACCCGTACGAGGGCCCCTCCTCGGTCCACGGGATGGGCACCCGGCAGCCGTCCCGGAAGCCGTCCTGGCCCTCCGCGCGGAAGAACGACGGGTCCTGGCGCACCTCGTCCGGCAGATCGGTGACCTCGGGCAGGCCCAGCTCCTCGCCCTGGTAGAGGTAGGCCGACCCGGGCAGCGCCAGCATCAGCAGGGCCGCCGCGCGCGCCCGGCGCAGCCCCCGCTCGCCGCCGCCGTAGCGGGTCGGGTGGCGCACCACGTCGTGGTTGGAGAGCACCCAGGTGGTGGGGGCGCCGACCGAGCGGGTGGCGGCGAGCGAGGCGTCGACGACGGCGCGCATCCCGGCCGCGTCCCACGGGCAGTTCAGGAACTGGAAGTTGAACGCCTGGTGCAGTTCGTCGGGGCGCACGTACAGGGCGAGCCGCTCGGGCGAGGGCGCCCACGCCTCGGCGACCGCGACGCGCTCCCCCTCGTAGGAGTCCAGCAGCCGGCGCCAGGAGCGGTGGATCTCGTGGACGCCGTCCTGGTCGAAGAACGGCAGCTCCTGGGCGCCGATCAGCTTGGCCTGCTCGCGGGCGCCGATGTCGGGCAGCCCGGCGGCCTTGACCATGCCGTGCGCCACGTCGACGCGGAAGCCGTCCACGCCGAGGTCCAGCCAGAACCGCAGCACCGACTCGAACTCGGCCCGCACCTCGGGGTGTTCCCAGTTGAGGTCGGGCTGCTCGGGCGCGAACAGGTGCAGGTACCAGTCGCCGTCCTCGGTCCGGGTCCAGGCCGGGCCGCCGAAGACCGACTCCCAGTCGTTGGGCGGGGTGGCGCCGCCCTGCTCGGGCACCGGGCCGCGGCGGCCCGGGTGGAAGTGGTAGCGGTCGCGCTCGGGGCCGCCGGCCAGCGCCGAGCGGAACCAGGCGTGCTGGTCGGAGGTGTGGTTGGGGACGATGTCGACGATCACCCGCAGGCCCAGCCGATGGGCCTCGCGGACCAGGTCGTCGGCGTCCTGGAGGTCTCCGAAGAGCGGGTCGACGGCCCGGTAGTCGGCCACGTCGTAGCCGCCGTCGGCCTGCGGGGAGGAGTAGAAGGGGGTGAGCCAGACGGCGTCCGCGCCGAGCTCGGCCAGGTGCGGGAGGCGGGCCCGGATGCCGGGCAGATCGCCGATGCCGTCGCCGTCGCCGTCCGCGAAGGAGCGGACGTACACCTGGTAGATGACGGCGTCGCGCCACCAGCCGGTGCCGCCGTCGCGGGCGGGGGTCCGGCCCGGGTCGGCGGTGGTCGTGGTCAGCTCCTGCGTCATGGAAGGGTCCCTCTCCGACGGCGTGCACGGTGTCCTGCGACTACGGGATCAACGCGGCTGCACCCCGAAGGTAACAGTCCTGCAAGTCCTTGCGGAAGTCTTGCAAAGCCGCTGCCCGGCGCTTCCTCTCCCCATGGCGCACGCGACGGGCTTCTGGCAAGGGGCTTCTTGGCAACCGTGTGGACACGTGGATGTAACGATCGACCGGCCTTGCAGAAATTCTTCGCAAGGTCTTTCGGTCTTCTTTCATCCTTGTTACGTTCCTGGCGATCCCGGCGCCGTGAGGGCGCGGCACCCGTTGAAGGAGTTCACATGCGACGTGGCATAGCGGCCACCGCGCTGGTCGCGACCCTGGCGCTCGCGGCGACGGCTTGTGGCGGCAGTGACAGCAGTGACAACGGTGACCAGAAGAGCTCGGGCGAGCTCTCCGGCACCGTGACCTGGTGGGACACCTCGAACGACACCGAGAAGGCCACGTTCCAGAAGATCGCCCAGGACTTCCACGCGCTGCACCCCAAGGTCACCGTCAAGTACGTCAACGTGCCGTACGGCGACGCGCAGAACAAGATCAAGAACGCGTTCAGCAGCGGCTCCGACGCGCCGGACGTCATCCGCTCCGACGTCGGCTGGGTCGCCGACTTCGCCTCGCTGGGCTACCTCGACAAGGTGCCGGACGCCAAGGCCGAGGAAGTGGACTCCGCCTTCCTCAAGCAGGCCGCCGCCAGCGGCCGGTACGACGGCCAGATGTACGCCGTCCCGCAGGTCATCGACACCCTCGGCCTCTTCTACAACAAGAAGATGCTCAAGGACGCGGGCGTCGAGCCGCCGAAGTCCCTGGACGAGCTGAAGACGGCCGCCGCCGCCGTCAAGTCCAAGACCGGCCGGACCGGCATGTACCTGCGCGGCGACGACTCCTTCTGGTTCCTGCCGTTCATCTACGGCGAGGGCGGCAACCTGGTGGACGCCAAGGACAAGAAGGTCACCGTGGACGGCCCGGCCGGGGTCAAGGCGTTCAAGGCCGCCCGCGACCTGGTCACCTCCGGCGCCGCGATCACCAACGCCACCGACGGGTGGAACAACATGGAGACCGCCTTCAAGTCGGGCAAGGTCGCCATGATGGTCAACGGCCCCTGGTCGGTGGCCGACGTGTACGCGGGCGACGCGTTCAAGGACAAGTCCAACCTCGGCGTCGCCGTGGTCCCGGCGGGCTCGGCCGGCCAGGGCGCCCCGCAGGGCGGCCACGACCTCGCCGTCTACGCGGGCTCCAAGAACCTCGCCGCCTCGCACGCCTTCGTCGACTACCTCACCTCGCAGAACGTCCAGGTGCAGACCACCAAGGCGCTCAGCCTGCTGCCGACCCGGACCGCCGCGTACGACCAGCCGGACGTGAAGTCCAACGAGATGGTCCAGTTCTTCAAGCCCGCCGTGGACAAGGCCGTCGAGCGCGCCTGGATCCCGGAGAACGGCGCCCTCTTCGAGCCGCTGAAGCTCCAGTTCACCAAGGCCGTCACCGGCGCCTCCTCGCCGGAGGACGCGGCCAAGGCGTCCGGCACCGCCTTCCGCAAGATCCTCAAGGGCTGGAAGTGACGGACCGGCAGCGGGAGACGGGTACTGACTGACATGACTGTCCACACCGGCCAGTCGACGGCGAAGGCCGCGGGCGAGGGCGCCCGCGGCCGGGTCCGTACGACCGGCGAGCGGCCCGGCCGACTGCGGCGGGCGCTCTCGACGCACTGGTACGCCTGGACGATGGTCGCCCCCGTGGTGATCGTCCTCGGCGTGATCATCGGATGGCCGCTGGGCCGCGGCGTCTATCTGTCGCTGACCGACGCCAACGAGCGCAATGTGGGCCGCACCATCGGCGCCAACCACATCGACGCGACGTACAAGTTCGTCGGCCTCAGAAACTACACGGACGCGCTCACCGACCCGGTGTTCACCCAG includes:
- a CDS encoding glycoside hydrolase family 13 protein — protein: MTQELTTTTADPGRTPARDGGTGWWRDAVIYQVYVRSFADGDGDGIGDLPGIRARLPHLAELGADAVWLTPFYSSPQADGGYDVADYRAVDPLFGDLQDADDLVREAHRLGLRVIVDIVPNHTSDQHAWFRSALAGGPERDRYHFHPGRRGPVPEQGGATPPNDWESVFGGPAWTRTEDGDWYLHLFAPEQPDLNWEHPEVRAEFESVLRFWLDLGVDGFRVDVAHGMVKAAGLPDIGAREQAKLIGAQELPFFDQDGVHEIHRSWRRLLDSYEGERVAVAEAWAPSPERLALYVRPDELHQAFNFQFLNCPWDAAGMRAVVDASLAATRSVGAPTTWVLSNHDVVRHPTRYGGGERGLRRARAAALLMLALPGSAYLYQGEELGLPEVTDLPDEVRQDPSFFRAEGQDGFRDGCRVPIPWTEEGPSYGFGDGGSWLPQPASWRGLSVEAQTGDPRSTLELYRAALALRRELPGLGAGDAVEWLAAPEDVLAFARPGFVCTVNTGAGEARLPVPGRPLLASSALEFTGGNVTIPAESAVWWAI
- a CDS encoding extracellular solute-binding protein: MRRGIAATALVATLALAATACGGSDSSDNGDQKSSGELSGTVTWWDTSNDTEKATFQKIAQDFHALHPKVTVKYVNVPYGDAQNKIKNAFSSGSDAPDVIRSDVGWVADFASLGYLDKVPDAKAEEVDSAFLKQAAASGRYDGQMYAVPQVIDTLGLFYNKKMLKDAGVEPPKSLDELKTAAAAVKSKTGRTGMYLRGDDSFWFLPFIYGEGGNLVDAKDKKVTVDGPAGVKAFKAARDLVTSGAAITNATDGWNNMETAFKSGKVAMMVNGPWSVADVYAGDAFKDKSNLGVAVVPAGSAGQGAPQGGHDLAVYAGSKNLAASHAFVDYLTSQNVQVQTTKALSLLPTRTAAYDQPDVKSNEMVQFFKPAVDKAVERAWIPENGALFEPLKLQFTKAVTGASSPEDAAKASGTAFRKILKGWK